Proteins encoded in a region of the Neodiprion virginianus isolate iyNeoVirg1 chromosome 2, iyNeoVirg1.1, whole genome shotgun sequence genome:
- the LOC124297345 gene encoding CTD nuclear envelope phosphatase 1 homolog isoform X2, whose protein sequence is MLKQLQMGMRAFLLMASRVWTCVCFLLKKQVSQMQPVKYEIFPLSPLSRHRLSIVKRKVLVLDLDETLIHSHHDGVARPTVRPGTPPDFVLKVTIDRHPVRFFVHKRPHVDFFLDIVSQWYELVVFTASMEIYGAAVADKLDNNRGILRRRYYRQHCTPEMGSYTKDLAAICSDLASVFILDNSPGAYRAYPHNAIPIKSWFSDAGDTALLSLLPVLDALRFTQDVRSVLSRNLHLHHTW, encoded by the exons ATGCTGAAGCAATTGCAAATGGGGATGAGAGCGTTCCTCCTGATGGCCTCCCGGGTATGGACCTGCGTCTGCTTTCTCCTAAAGAAGCAG gttTCCCAGATGCAACCAGtcaaatatgaaatttttccgttGTCTCCTTTATCTAGGCACCGACTCA GTATAGTTAAGAGAAAAGTCCTAGTTTTGGACTTAGACGAGACACTAATTCACTCGCACCATGACGGTGTTGCAAGACCGACTGTCAGGCCAGGCACACCGCCAGATTTTGTCCTCAAAGTCACCATAGATCGTCATCCAGTCAGATTTTTTGTCCATAAAAGGCCACACGTAGATTTTTTCTTGGACATTGTTAGTCAGTG GTACGAGCTGGTAGTATTCACAGCTTCAATGGAAATTTATGGAGCAGCAGTTGCTGACAAACTAGACAACAACAGAGGGATTCTAAGACGGAGATATTATAGACAGCACTGCACTCCAGAAATGGGATCTTACACTAAAGATTTGGCTGCTATTTGCTCAGACTTAGCAtctgttttcattttagaCAATAGTCCTGGCGCCTACCGAGCTTATCCAC ATAATGCAATACCGATAAAGTCTTGGTTTAGTGATGCCGGCGACACAGCGCTACTCAGTTTACTTCCAGTGTTGGATGCCTTACGGTTTACACAGGACGTCCGCTCTGTACTCTCTAGAAACTTACATTTACATCATACATGGTAG
- the LOC124297345 gene encoding CTD nuclear envelope phosphatase 1 homolog isoform X1, which translates to MLKQLQMGMRAFLLMASRVWTCVCFLLKKQVRAVSQMQPVKYEIFPLSPLSRHRLSIVKRKVLVLDLDETLIHSHHDGVARPTVRPGTPPDFVLKVTIDRHPVRFFVHKRPHVDFFLDIVSQWYELVVFTASMEIYGAAVADKLDNNRGILRRRYYRQHCTPEMGSYTKDLAAICSDLASVFILDNSPGAYRAYPHNAIPIKSWFSDAGDTALLSLLPVLDALRFTQDVRSVLSRNLHLHHTW; encoded by the exons ATGCTGAAGCAATTGCAAATGGGGATGAGAGCGTTCCTCCTGATGGCCTCCCGGGTATGGACCTGCGTCTGCTTTCTCCTAAAGAAGCAGGTTAGAGCC gttTCCCAGATGCAACCAGtcaaatatgaaatttttccgttGTCTCCTTTATCTAGGCACCGACTCA GTATAGTTAAGAGAAAAGTCCTAGTTTTGGACTTAGACGAGACACTAATTCACTCGCACCATGACGGTGTTGCAAGACCGACTGTCAGGCCAGGCACACCGCCAGATTTTGTCCTCAAAGTCACCATAGATCGTCATCCAGTCAGATTTTTTGTCCATAAAAGGCCACACGTAGATTTTTTCTTGGACATTGTTAGTCAGTG GTACGAGCTGGTAGTATTCACAGCTTCAATGGAAATTTATGGAGCAGCAGTTGCTGACAAACTAGACAACAACAGAGGGATTCTAAGACGGAGATATTATAGACAGCACTGCACTCCAGAAATGGGATCTTACACTAAAGATTTGGCTGCTATTTGCTCAGACTTAGCAtctgttttcattttagaCAATAGTCCTGGCGCCTACCGAGCTTATCCAC ATAATGCAATACCGATAAAGTCTTGGTTTAGTGATGCCGGCGACACAGCGCTACTCAGTTTACTTCCAGTGTTGGATGCCTTACGGTTTACACAGGACGTCCGCTCTGTACTCTCTAGAAACTTACATTTACATCATACATGGTAG
- the LOC124297339 gene encoding DCN1-like protein 3 — MGNCLSCFKVPSPPSAHIQQISSEHKDETMELGDLFPPTGCLQTSPLTAIETHTNGNSKSGLGALSTFNKVGSDNCGSLPMTHNNLRTSRGTYARIPPLDRPKTSLGLNLTVDCKQQKDSSESKLNALFDMYKDPHEDIILADGIERLCEDLQLSPDEFKVLVLAWKLNAEQMCQFARQEFITGLKGMHVDSIRGIQARLPEIVQELTEDGELFKDLYRFTFRFGLDVGSGQRILPADMALVLWRLVFTIREPPLLVRWLKFLECHQHVRGIPRDTWNMFLNFAESIGDDLSAYDDTEAWPSLIDDFVEYENDQMNQNITKDDIIMKDNVDKE; from the exons ATGGGAAACTGTCTCTCGTGTTTCAAGGTGCCATCCCCACCGTCTGCACACATTCAACAAATTTCTTCGGAGCACAAAGACG AAACTATGGAACTTGGGGATCTTTTTCCACCAACAGGTTGCCTTCAAACAAGCCCTTTGACAGCCATAGAGACTCACACAAACGGCAACAGCAAATCTGGTTTGGGCGCCTTGTCAACATTTAACAAAGTTGGTTCAGATAACTGTGGATCGCTTCCCATGACTCATAATAATCTGCGAACATCCAGAGGAACTTATGCGAGAATTCCACCTCTGGACAGACCTAAAACAAGTTTAGGACTCAATTTAACTGTAGACTGTAAACAGCAGAAAGACTCTTCCGAAAGCAAGTTGAATGCTCTCTTTGATATGTACAAG gaTCCACATGAAGATATTATTTTGGCCGACGGCATAGAAAGGCTTTGTGAAGACTTACAACTCTCTCCCGACGAATTCAAAGTACTAGTCTTGGCATGGAAATTAAATGCTGAACAAATGTGTCAATTTGCTCGTCAGGAATTTATCACTGGCCTTAAGGGAATGCACGTTGATAGTATACGTGGTATTCAGGCTCGTTTGCCCGAAATCGTTCAAGAATTGACGGAGGATGGAGAATTATTCAAAGATTTGTATCGATTCACGTTCAGATTTGGCTTGGATGTTGGATCCGGCCAGAGAATTTTACCAGCTGACATGGCACTCGTTTTGTGGAGGCTTGTGTTCACTATTCGCGAACCACCACTGCTCGTTAGGTGGTTGAAGTTTCTCGAATGTCACCAACATGTACGAGGTATTCCAAGAGATACCTGGAATATGTTTCTTAATTTTGCCGAAAGTATTGGCGATGATCTCAGTGCTTACGACGATACTGAAGCTTGGCCAAGTTTGATTGATGATTTTGTGGAGTACGAAAATGATCAGATGAACCAGAACATTACCAAGGATGATATTATAATGAAAGATAATGTTGATAAGGAGTAG
- the LOC124297331 gene encoding mRNA-decapping enzyme 1A, with translation MADLTELKMNVAALKRVDPYVKDILETATHVALYTFNAENNEWEKTDVEGALFVYSRNGEPYNSVLIMNRLNTNNLMEPVTQGLDLQLQEPFLLYRNSSCNIFGIWFYEKEECVRIAAMLNKLVKDSEQMRKSTNKVKTKKNSGPSVNSVDIFSMLSKAQEDFNTNRGGPKSPGNNLLLENMTGPLSAPLGPDVPSQSVMDFFAKAKVNPGQFKAGDQPPTGNPGPTGPVTPETKPLLARLMSNPAAHTLEHIEKQQRSTTPQPGPPSHSQSQSASTIQPNNVSGNIVNRSKRRNRITTTNLESGGTTVSTAVPREQPPLTNANSTDTNSTSGFLRIQSPTNTTLNNHQQSSIPNANSLASLFAHATGPTASVESSSCSAVGSGPALMPPVMFAAPSPPDPLTRPVEPLTRNQLLQAFNYLLRSDPDFVNKLHEAYVKSFGEILS, from the exons ATGGCCGATTTGACAGAGTTGAAAATGAATGTTGCTGCATTGAAACGCGTCGACCCGTACGTTAAGGATATTCTCGAGACTGCGACCCATGTAGCCCTGTACACATTCAATGCCGAGAACAACGAGTGGGAAAAAACCGACGTCGAGGGTGCCTTGTTCGTATATTCACGAAACGGGGAACCCTACAACAGTGTGTTGATCATGAATCG GCTGAATACCAATAATTTGATGGAACCTGTAACGCAAGGGCTCGACTTACAGCTGCAGGAGCCGTTTCTTTTATATAGAAATTCAAGCTGCAATATATTTGGAATCTGGTTTTACGAAAAGGAAGAATGCGTTCGCATTGCGGCTATGCTTAACAAACTTGTTAAGGATTCTGAGCAGATGCGAAAATCTACTAATAAGGTTAAGACTAAGAAAAATTCAGGGCCAAGTGTGAACAGTGTCGATATATTCAGCATGCTGAGTAAGGCCCAAGAAGACTTCAACACTAACAGGGGAGGGCCAAAATCTCCAGGGAATAACTTATTGTTGGAAAACATGACAGGTCCTTTATCAGCACCTCTCGGACCTGATGTTCCTTCGCAAAGCGTTATGGACTTCTTTGCCAAGGCTAAG GTAAACCCCGGCCAATTCAAGGCGGGTGATCAACCTCCAACAGGCAACCCTGGTCCTACAGGACCTGTAACACCAGAGACTAAGCCATTGTTGGCTCGTCTGATGTCAAATCCAGCCGCACATACTCTTGaacatattgaaaaacaacaacgatCTACAACGCCCCAGCCAGGACCTCCATCTCATTCTCAATCTCAGTCAGCGTCAACTATTCAGCCAAACAACGTATCAGGAAATATAGTGAACAGATCTAAAAGGCGAAATCGCATAACTACGACCAATCTCGAATCTGGGGGTACAACTGTATCAACAGCTGTACCACGAGAACAGCCACCATTGACAAATGCCAATTCAACTGATACAAATAGTACTTCAGGGTTTCTCAGGATACAGTCTCCGACTAACACCACGTTAAATAATCATCAACAATCATCCATTCCTAACGCAAATTCACTTGCGTCCTTATTTGCCCATGCTACTGGACCTACG GCATCTGTAGAATCGTCGAGCTGTTCAGCAGTCGGTTCTGGTCCAGCATTGATGCCACCTGTTATGTTTGCTGCCCCTAGTCCCCCAGATCCATTGACAAGACCGGTTGAGCCGCTGACAAGGAATCAGTTATTGCAGGCTTTTAATTACCTTCTGAGGAGCGATCCAGACTTTGTCAACAAACTTCACGAGGCTTACGTGAAATCTTTTGGTGAGATACTATCTTAG
- the LOC124297333 gene encoding AP-2 complex subunit mu, translating into MIGGLFVYNHKGEVLISRVYRDDIGRNAVDAFRVNVIHARQQVRSPVTNIARTSFFHIKRANIWLAAVTKQNVNAAMVFEFLLKIIEVMQSYFGKISEENIKNNFVLIYELLDEILDFGYPQNCDTGVLKTFITQQGVKSATKEEQAQITSQVTGQIGWRREGIKYRRNELFLDVLEYVNLLMSPQGQVLSAHVAGKVVMKSYLSGMPECKFGINDKIVMDAKGVKGGGGSLGSTGDDPGARSGKPVVVIDDCQFHQCVKLSKFETEHSISFIPPDGEFELMRYRTTKDISLPFRVIPLVREVGRTKMEVKAVLKSSFKSSLLGQKIEVRVPTPLNTAGVQLICLKGKAKYKASENAIVWKIKRMAGMKETQLSAEIDLLETDTKKKWTRPPISMNFEVPFAPSGFKVRYLKVFESKLNYSDHDVIKWVRYIGRSGLYETRC; encoded by the exons ATGATCGGGGGACTGTTTGTCTACAACCATAAGGGAGAGGTGTTGATCTCTCGAGTATATCGTGACGATATTGGCAGAAATGCAGTTGATGCATTCAGGGTCAATGTTATTCACGCCCGGCAGCAAGTACGATCGCCAGTTACCAATATTGCCAGGACGTCGTTCTTCCATATTAAACGAGCTAATATCTGGCTGGCTGCTGTTACCAAGCAAAATGTCAACGCTGCTATGGTCTTTGagtttttattgaaaatcatcGAAGTCATGCAGTCGTATTTTGGCAAAATATCTGAGGAAAACATTAAGAACAACTTTGTCCTGATCTACGAACTGcttgatg AAATTCTGGATTTTGGTTACCCACAAAACTGTGACACCGGGGTACTGAAAACCTTCATCACTCAGCAAGGCGTCAAGTCTGCCACAAAAGAAGAACAGGCTCAGATTACTTCCCAAGTTACAGGTCAAATCGGATGGCGACgagaaggaataaaatatagGCGCAACGAACTTTTCCTTGATGTTCTTGAATACGTCAATTTATTGATGAGTCCCCAGGGCCAGGTTCTCAGCGCTCATGTGGCTGGCAAG GTAGTGATGAAGTCCTACTTGTCAGGAATGCCAGAGTGTAAGTTCGGGATTAATGATAAAATAGTGATGGATGCAAAAGGAGTGAAAGGAGGAGGTGGTAGTTTAGGTAGCACGGGTGATGACCCTGGAGCTAGATCTGGCAAGCCTGTGGTGGTTATCGATGATTGCCAGTTCCATCAATGTGTCAAACTTTCCAAGTTTGAGACAGAACATTCCATCAGTTTCATCCCACCGGATGGTGAATTCGAATTAATGAG ATATCGGACCACAAAAGATATATCACTGCCATTCCGCGTTATACCGTTGGTACGTGAAGTCGGCCGCACGAAGATGGAAGTAAAGGCTGTCCTCAAGTCAAGTTTCAAATCCTCTTTACTTGGCCAAAAGATTGAGGTCCGTGTTCCAACGCCATTGAATACAGCTGGTGTACAACTGATATGTTTAAAGGGAAAGGCAAAATATAAGGCATCGGAAAATGCAATTGTATGGAAGATAAAGCGAATGGCTGGCATGAAAGAGACGCAGTTGTCTGCTGAAATTGATCTGTTAGAAACTGATACGAAGAAGAAGTGGACACGACCACCAATTTCCATGAACTTTGAGGTTCCATTTGCCCCTTCTGGATTCAAAGTTCGTTACTTGAAAGTATTTGAATCTAAACTGAATTATTCTGATCATGATGTTATTAAATGGGTCAGATACATTGGACGAAGTGGCCTATATGAAACACGATGCTAA
- the LOC124297344 gene encoding peroxisomal membrane protein PEX14 has translation MALEESNTSVSLRDELVRTAVKFLQNPKVVPSPLKQKQEFLRRKGLSENEIIKACEIAGGDQIVTEVSFTPNQKEFTVVPMNHGHSYPNYQLQSYRQTTFQRVKEILNTVALFGTATYCIYWFYKKFIEPYLFGRKNRKTVEESVTDLDKTIKTSLREMKDSISKVEIDVSKLTENHSIDPSIPQLVQDLKQDLASLKGLLLSRKQFPSVPASIPTWQLATSTVREKTGDREDLDDAGSGSSTNNSDSSLEMIREDPPKN, from the exons ATGGCCCTTGAGGAAAGTAATACTAGCGTATCTTTGCGGGATGAGCTC GTCAGGActgctgtaaaatttttacaaaatcccAAGGTAGTTCCGAGTCCTTTAAAACAGAAACAGGAATTTCTCCGAAGAAAAGGTCTCTCGGAAAACGAAATTATTAAAGCATGTGAAATCGCTGGGGGGGACCAAATTGTCACAGAAGTTTCGTTTACTCCTAATCAAAAAGAGTTCACAGTTGTTCCTATGAATCATGGTCACAGCTACCCAAATTACCAACTACAATCGTATCGTCAAACAACATTTCAAAGAGTCAAAGAAATTCTAAATACCGTTGCTCTGTTTGGAACTGCAACTTATTGTATATATTGGTTCTACAAG AAATTCATAGAGCCTTATTTATTTGGACGCAAGAATCGCAAAACTGTGGAAGAATCTGTAACGGACTTAGACAAAACTATTAAAACCTCATTGAGAGAAATGAAAGACTCCATTTCCAAGGTAGAGATAGACGTCAGTAAACTGACGGAAAACCACTCCATCGATCCTAGCATACCACAGCTTGTTCAAGACTTGAAACAGGACTTAGCCAGTCTCAAGGGTCTACTGCTATCAAG GAAACAATTTCCGAGTGTACCGGCTTCCATTCCAACTTGGCAGCTAGCAACGTCGACAGTAAGAGAGAAAACAGGCGATAGAGAAGATCTGGATGATGCAGGGAGTGGTAGCAGCACCAACAACTCCGATAGTTCTTTGGAGATGATAAGAGAAGATCCtccaaaaaattga
- the LOC124297347 gene encoding BMP and activin membrane-bound inhibitor homolog, translating to MLPRELITFATITTLSVATAGASVNLEYDDNGMLADEERRITNNNNSNDNNKFNDNKGSVGREVRCFCNQAACVTQGYLCRGTGCFTELPSSLNNPSSLRPERSPWHGCLGDGFKDRQCPAGLLCCEQDLCNHVDDPAVQTKLNRTLHVLSGDQRVYNFGPIQSSNHGNQATEGWFRTATIAVPICGLVALLVLAGLAVRLLKPMPTQGDKLGPHCRIPDNAPPLLGPPKVPLV from the exons ATGCTGCCACGGGAATTGATAACTTTCGCAACGATAACGACCCTCAGCGTCGCGACGGCGGGCGCCTCCGTCAATTTGGAGTATGACGACAATGGGATGCTGGCGGACGAGGAGAGGAGAATaaccaacaacaacaacagcaatgACAACAACAAATTCAATGATAACAAAG GATCAGTCGGACGCGAGGTGCGATGCTTCTGCAACCAAGCGGCCTGCGTGACTCAGGGATACTTGTGCCGAGGCACGGGTTGTTTCACCGAACTACCCTCGAGCCTGAACAATCCGTCATCGCTGAGGCCGGAACGAAGTCCCTGGCACGGGTGCCTCGGCGATGGTTTTAAGGACAGACAGTGTCCCGCGGGACTTTTGTGCTGCGAACAGGACTTGTGCAATCACGTCGACGATCCCGCGGTTCAAACGAAACTCAATAGAACTCTCCACG TTTTGTCCGGGGACCAGCGAGTCTACAATTTCGGACCTATCCAGAGCAGCAATCACGGGAATCAAGCGACCGAGGGCTGGTTCAGAACAGCGACGATAGCCGTCCCGATATGCGGCCTAGTCGCTCTTCTTGTTCTTGCCGGTTTGGCCGTTCGACTTTTGAAGCCCATGCCGACGCAGGGCGATAAGCTCGGTCCGCACTGCAGAATTCCGGATAACGCGCCGCCCCTTTTGGGACCGCCGAAAGTGCCTCTCGTCTAA
- the LOC124297351 gene encoding coiled-coil domain-containing protein 40: MSVTLVLSRRQPNEGGTAGNFTAIKFLTMCDPNLGALPSPVSEQRSSYKPRFLDKDEKMPSDSLNEPSTKVNSKLWKYTPPAEPPSILDPDDPLMKRFQESLKAHLSRINNKLNEEIFDLEAAIKKAKDVREQEGLKLYSAQEEISRQQSAIENYQATLVEVIQMREEKETQICIVKDVHKEAYQKLRDEKAKEEEIIRELESLSSLERQFREWENEISSNLTVSKRMSEKDAMDQKELIRKKQQEDYILFKIMSEVWKIESEIKILNEQAELKEKEKGTLSQTITDANADLDALQREYKNLFNTWNNIVANISQRNQIYSEISDERQQIRESFRTLQTGIDKLKKEANKEMENNERLTSVQSRLEEEIQINSKTNAIEKEKIAHLESQFTKIAKLVEQNNAEFNEIQSDYRHYRNMEKLLQKDIEKLASQKVQIEEQILAKLEEKVAHDKVARYLNKLLRNLKCATREQELAVVQAENNYGKTLLDIEKLRGLLENNKSELEELVNINSVKEKEIDVTQSEIKKYDSIIIRKQRDIEIVNKRIEEALENTGGEEISPLDLKILTLEKNIEETEQMNQKLQLHWLRQEGYMVNLTQQRNVQTQEMSLLAKQITIMEQKNLKLETELELQRKEELNMGRVINNYQQKLVDLNARLAMQKDYKDFLEDTNYVTKNECLVSLEELEMNIIRLKNDIEQLEDEKLSAKERLITLQRESLSWEKKVQLAQETNKNIKDERGCFGDVGIMKSEIQRMQIRLSHLRKAQEKLIQDMEHCVSRRDAIVDGAMAKEKRNPKGQHNQRTIFQKRLTDQRLKIKQIAKETKQIDNQISELEEVQRTMLEQLNKEQERLRLIEDSIPDIEKKITEAEIIKQHNLEILIRKQHKVKMYQDVHSGRHKMLHKSESLLDAELLKQRVMNADLKEILEQTQSDFPLLKDVTRKILLTLQTP, from the exons ATGTCAGTCACCCTGGTTCTTTCAAGACGACAACCTAACG AAGGTGGTACAGCAGGAAATTTTACCgcaatcaaatttttaacaatgtgTGACCCAAACTTGGGGGCTTTACCATCGCCGGTCAGCGAACAGAGATCCAGTTATAAACCGAGATTTTTGGACAAAGATGAGAAGATGCCTTCAGATTCTTTGAATGAACCTTCTACAAAAGTAAACTCTAAATTATGGAAATATACTCCACCTGCAGAGCCGCCATCAATTCTTGATCCTGATGATCCGTTGATGAAGCGATTCCAAGAGTCCCTCAAGGCCCACTTGTCtcgtattaataataaattgaacgaagaaatcttcgatctT GAGGCAGCAATAAAAAAAGCGAAAGATGTTCGAGAACAAGAAGGACTCAAATTGTACAGTGCGCAGGAAGAAATATCTCGGCAGCAATCAGCAATCGAGAACTATCAGGCTACATTAGTAGAGGTGATACAGATGCGCGAAGAAAAGGAAACACAAATATGTATAGTGAAAGATGTGCATAAGGAAGCGTACCAGAAATTGCGAGATGAGAAGGCAAAGGAGGAAGAAATCATTCGGGAACTGGAGAGTTTGTCTTCCCTAGAACGCCAGTTCAGGGAATgggaaaatgaaatatctaGTAATCTGACAGTATCGAAAAGAATGTCTGAAAAAGATGCAATGGATCAAAAAGAATTGATTCGCAAGAAGCAGCAGGAGGATTATATTCTGTTTAAAATAATGTCAGAAGTGTGGAAGATCgaatcagaaataaaaatcttaaaTGAGCAAGCTGaactaaaagaaaaagagaaaggtACGCTCAGTCAAACTATCACCGATGCCAATGCTGATCTTGATGCATTGCAACgagaatataaaaatctgtTCAACACATGGAATAACATTGTTGCTAATATCTCTCAAAGAAATCAGATTTACAGCGAAATTTCTGATGAGAGACA ACAAATCCGAGAATCGTTTCGAACATTACAAACTGGAATAGataaattgaagaaagaagCTAACAAAGAAATGGAGAATAATGAAAGGCTAACATCTGTTCAATCGAGATTAGAAGAAGAGATTCAGATCAATTCAAAAACAAACGCCATTGAAAAGGAGAAGATTGCTCATCTTGAATCACAGTTTACAAAAATAGCTAAACTGGTCGAGCAGAATAACGCAgaattcaacgaaattcaAAGT gaTTACCGACATTATCGCAACATGGAAAAACTGTTGCAAaaggatattgaaaaattagcTAGCCAAAAAGTTCAAATAGAGGAGCAGATTTTGGCCAAACTGGAAGAAAAAGTGGCACACGACAAAGTTGCTCGATACCTGAATaaacttttacgaaatttAAAGTGTGCGACTCGGGAGCAGGAATTGGCTGTAGTACAggctgaaaataattatggaaaaaCATTGCTGGATATTGAGAAGTTACGAGGTCTATTGGAAAACAATAAATCAGAGTTGGAAGAACTTGTTAATATTAACagtgtgaaagaaaaagaaattgatgtGACACAAtcagagataaaaaaatatgactcCATTATTATAAGAAAACAAAGAGATATTGAAATTGTGAACAAACGAATTGAAGAAGCTCTAGAAAATACAGGGGGAGAAGAAATCAGTCCACTTGATTTGAAGATACTAACGTTAGAAAAGAATATAGAGGAGACAGAGCAGATGAATCAAAAACTACAGTTACACTGGCTAAGGCAGGAAGGGTATATGGTAAACCTTACTCAGCAGAGGAATGTTCAGACGCAAGAGATGAGCTTGTTGGCTAAACAGATAACAATAATGGAGcaaaagaatttgaaactcgaGACTGAGCTTGAACTGCAACGAAAAGAAGAGCTTAATATGGGCAGAGTTATAAATAACTATCAACAGAAATTAGTGGACCTTAATGCACGACTGGCAATGCAAAAGGATTACAAGGACTTCTTGGAAGACACGAATTACGTAACGAAGAATGAGTGCTTGGTATCACTGGAAGAGTTAGAAATGAATATCATTAGATTAAAGAATGATATAGAGCAAttggaagatgaaaaattgagtgCCAAAGAACGGTTGATCACTTTACAGCGGGAGAGTCTATCTTGGGAAAAGAAG GTACAATTAGCGCAAGAGACCAACAAGAATATTAAAGACGAACGAGGCTGCTTCGGTGATGTGGGAATAATGAAAAGTGAAATCCAAAGAATGCAAATTAGACTTTCGCATCTTAGAAAGGCTCAGGAAAAGTTGATTCAAGATATGGAACACTGCGTTTCTCGAAGAGATGCAATTGTTGACGGAGCAATGgcgaaagagaaaagaaatccTAAAGGACAACACAATCAGAgaaccatttttcaaaaacgtctGACCGATCAAAGActgaaaatcaaacaaatagCAAAA GAAACGAAGCAGATAGACAATCAAATATCTGAATTGGAAGAAGTGCAGAGGACAATGTTAGAGCAGTTGAATAAGGAACAAGAAAGGCTCAGGTTAATCGAAGATTCTATTCCAGACATTGAAAAGAAGATAACTGAAgctgaaattataaaacagCAT AATTTGGAGATTCTAATACGGAAACAGCACAAAGTGAAAATGTACCAAGACGTCCACAGCGGACGGCACAAGATGCTGCACAAATCTGAATCACTTTTAGATGCGGAATTGTTGAAACAGCGTGTGATGAATGCagatttgaaagaaatattgGAACAAACGCAAAGTGATTTTCCACTGTTGAAAGATGTGACACGAAAAATACTACTGACACTTCAAACACCGTAA